In Nocardioides faecalis, the following proteins share a genomic window:
- a CDS encoding ubiquitin-like small modifier protein 1: MAVSVRIPTILRTYTGGDSEVSATGATVAEILDDLDSRFPGVKGRIVDEDGKLRRFVNVYVNNDDVRFEQDLATPTPDGAEVSVIPAVAGGC; this comes from the coding sequence ATGGCAGTCAGCGTCCGGATCCCGACCATCCTGCGCACCTACACCGGTGGCGACTCCGAGGTCAGCGCCACCGGCGCCACCGTCGCCGAGATCCTGGACGACCTGGACAGCCGGTTCCCCGGCGTGAAGGGCCGCATCGTCGACGAGGACGGCAAGCTGCGCCGCTTCGTCAACGTCTACGTCAACAACGACGACGTGCGCTTCGAGCAGGACCTGGCCACCCCGACCCCGGACGGCGCCGAGGTCTCCGTGATCCCCGCCGTCGCCGGCGGCTGCTGA